The nucleotide window GGCGATGCCCGCCGCGAGGCCGAGGGCCTCACCGAGCGGAGGGCGCCTCCGGGCCAGGAGATCGTCCAGGGTCTCGCCCTCGACAAGCTCCATGACCAGCGCGTCCTGACCGTCAACGGTGAGGACATCGAAAACTGAAACGATCCCCGGATGGTTGAGGGCGGAGGCGGATTTGGCCTCCTGCAGGAATCGCCGGCGACGGTCGGGATCGGATGACTTGTCCGGGGGTAGGACCTTCAGGGCGACGAAGCGGTCGAGCACCGTGTCCCGTGCCTTGTACACCACTCCCATGCCGCCCTGGCCGAGCTGCTCGACGACGCGAAAGCGGT belongs to Acidobacteriota bacterium and includes:
- a CDS encoding serine/threonine protein kinase, giving the protein MIGQTIDRFRVVEQLGQGGMGVVYKARDTVLDRFVALKVLPPDKSSDPDRRRRFLQEAKSASALNHPGIVSVFDVLTVDGQDALVMELVEGETLDDLLARRRPPLGEALGLAAGIA